A genomic segment from Pseudomonas sp. S09G 359 encodes:
- a CDS encoding SRPBCC family protein yields MKPLQPDTLIRNPHGQPIVASVVVDCPASRLWSTVGQFAGFDAFIPALLRIEMIGTGVGALRTKLFHDGNCVVEQLNSRDEHAMHMTWTTIYNTLGVASLWAAIRVQALGTQCSRVTWTIIAEPVDAAQVGFEQFVQDFADSALENVRRLLG; encoded by the coding sequence ATGAAACCGCTGCAACCCGATACCTTAATCCGCAACCCGCACGGCCAGCCGATCGTTGCGTCGGTGGTGGTCGACTGCCCCGCCAGCCGTTTGTGGAGCACGGTGGGACAGTTCGCAGGCTTCGATGCGTTCATTCCAGCCCTCCTACGTATCGAAATGATCGGCACTGGCGTGGGCGCCTTGCGCACGAAACTGTTCCATGATGGAAACTGTGTGGTGGAGCAACTCAATAGCCGCGATGAACACGCCATGCACATGACCTGGACCACGATCTACAACACGCTTGGCGTGGCCAGCTTGTGGGCAGCCATCCGCGTGCAAGCATTGGGAACGCAGTGCTCCAGGGTAACCTGGACCATCATTGCCGAGCCCGTAGATGCAGCACAGGTGGGGTTTGAACAGTTCGTGCAGGATTTCGCCGACAGCGCCCTGGAGAATGTGCGCCGGCTGCTTGGCTAA
- a CDS encoding TonB-dependent siderophore receptor, which yields MTVRFLCNASNSSYPLLSKAVRAALLSTAMGISAVPIISMAAEAGTAQAHSHYEIPAGPLNEVLNQFARQAGITLSSTPAQTQGRQSAGLHGEYSAEQGLNHLLNGSGLKAVSEDGVSFVLQVPPESGALTLPTTDIKGFALGNALGSMEGYNATHSQIATKTSTALLETSQTVSVVTREQMDDQGSQTVAQSMRYTPGVLTNPYGATHRYDYVAMRGFNDGSVDNIYLDGLKSMGDSGTYSTMQVDPYFLERVDILKGPSSVLYGRSSPGGLVALTSKKPLFEPYHQVQATVGNNGQRGMGFDFSGPVDDDKRIAYRLTGLTDKSDTQFEHAKEKRYALAPTLSIDFTEDTSLTLQAYLQHDPEGGYHGGMPADGALHQRNGQRISNHFFEGEPGVDGYKRDQQSFGYQFEHRFNDVFTARQNFRYLDSKVKLDQVYAYGWTTPTSNELNRYYSGGDEKLHALIIDNMLQAEFFTGATKHTVLMGADYQRRKTVVDWTSGSLQPINAFNPVYGNSAISYSSPTSYLRRLEQTGIYLQDLVEMDKWRFSLGLRQDWVETSDENRIAEASRPLGTEISDKRTKLTGRAGALYLFDNGLAPYVSYSESFNPNSYSDSAGNPLAPTDGTQWEMGLKYQPPGTDNLFTASWFRIDQENLATKLPQENFYRAVGAVRSQGLELEAHMQLTDNLKVLGSYTFTDIEYSKSMVSTLSTADNLIENKGNSPTQAPRHMASVWADYKFASGALDGLRLGGGVRYVGYSWADAENTMKVPAYTLFDASVGYDLGKVGLKGVDVRLNANNLTNESYVASCASLNFCYLGEERNVSATLSYQF from the coding sequence ATGACTGTGCGTTTTCTCTGCAACGCTTCCAACTCTTCCTACCCGTTATTGAGCAAAGCCGTACGTGCAGCGTTGCTGTCCACGGCCATGGGCATCAGTGCGGTGCCGATCATCAGTATGGCCGCAGAAGCAGGTACCGCGCAGGCCCACTCCCACTACGAGATCCCCGCAGGCCCGCTGAACGAGGTGCTCAACCAGTTTGCCCGGCAAGCGGGGATCACCCTGTCCAGTACACCTGCGCAAACCCAGGGCCGACAATCCGCCGGGCTGCACGGTGAATATTCTGCTGAGCAGGGTTTGAATCACCTACTCAACGGCTCCGGGTTGAAGGCAGTTTCCGAAGACGGCGTGAGCTTTGTATTGCAAGTGCCGCCAGAAAGTGGCGCCCTCACGTTGCCCACCACCGATATCAAGGGTTTTGCCTTGGGCAATGCTTTGGGAAGCATGGAGGGCTATAACGCGACTCATAGCCAGATTGCTACCAAGACCAGTACCGCCTTGCTGGAGACCTCGCAAACCGTCTCGGTCGTCACGCGTGAGCAGATGGACGACCAGGGCTCCCAGACCGTCGCTCAATCCATGCGCTACACGCCCGGTGTGTTGACCAACCCCTACGGCGCAACCCATCGATATGACTATGTGGCGATGCGCGGCTTCAATGATGGTTCGGTGGATAACATTTACCTCGATGGGCTCAAGTCCATGGGGGACAGCGGCACCTACAGCACGATGCAGGTTGACCCGTACTTCCTGGAGCGTGTGGATATTCTCAAGGGCCCTTCCTCGGTTCTGTATGGCCGCAGTTCGCCCGGCGGGCTGGTCGCGTTGACCAGCAAGAAGCCATTGTTCGAGCCCTATCACCAGGTTCAGGCAACAGTGGGAAACAACGGGCAGCGGGGCATGGGTTTTGACTTCAGTGGGCCAGTGGATGACGACAAACGCATTGCCTATCGACTCACGGGCTTAACGGATAAGTCCGACACGCAATTCGAGCATGCCAAAGAAAAGCGTTACGCGCTGGCACCCACACTGAGCATCGACTTTACCGAGGACACTTCGCTGACGCTGCAGGCTTATCTGCAGCACGACCCGGAGGGCGGTTACCACGGCGGAATGCCGGCCGATGGCGCGCTGCATCAACGCAATGGCCAACGTATCTCCAATCATTTCTTTGAGGGTGAGCCGGGAGTTGATGGCTACAAACGCGATCAGCAGTCGTTTGGCTATCAATTTGAGCATCGCTTTAATGATGTCTTCACCGCACGGCAGAACTTTCGCTACCTCGACTCCAAGGTGAAGCTGGATCAGGTTTATGCCTACGGCTGGACCACACCGACCAGCAATGAATTGAATCGCTATTACTCGGGTGGTGATGAAAAGCTGCATGCGCTGATCATCGATAACATGCTGCAAGCCGAATTTTTTACCGGAGCAACCAAACATACGGTACTGATGGGCGCCGATTACCAACGACGTAAAACGGTGGTGGACTGGACGAGCGGGTCGCTGCAACCCATCAATGCGTTCAACCCGGTTTATGGCAATTCGGCTATCAGCTATTCCAGCCCGACCAGTTATTTACGACGCCTGGAGCAAACCGGTATTTATCTCCAGGACCTGGTCGAAATGGATAAATGGCGTTTCTCCCTGGGGCTGCGTCAGGATTGGGTAGAAACCTCCGATGAAAATCGCATCGCCGAGGCCAGCCGGCCGCTAGGCACTGAAATCAGTGACAAACGGACTAAGCTCACAGGCCGCGCGGGTGCCCTGTATCTGTTTGATAACGGCCTGGCGCCCTACGTCAGCTACTCTGAATCCTTCAACCCGAACTCCTATTCCGACAGCGCCGGCAACCCGCTTGCCCCTACGGATGGGACGCAGTGGGAGATGGGGTTGAAGTATCAGCCGCCGGGTACTGACAACCTGTTTACCGCTTCGTGGTTCCGCATCGACCAGGAGAACCTCGCGACCAAGTTGCCGCAGGAGAATTTCTATCGTGCTGTAGGCGCTGTGCGCTCTCAAGGGCTGGAGTTGGAAGCGCATATGCAACTGACCGATAACCTCAAAGTCTTGGGTAGCTATACCTTTACCGATATCGAATATTCCAAGTCGATGGTGAGCACCCTGAGCACTGCTGACAACCTGATTGAAAACAAGGGCAACTCACCGACCCAGGCACCTCGTCATATGGCGTCGGTATGGGCGGACTACAAGTTTGCTAGTGGTGCTCTGGACGGGCTGAGGCTTGGTGGCGGGGTGCGGTATGTCGGTTATAGCTGGGCGGACGCAGAAAACACCATGAAGGTGCCAGCCTATACCTTGTTCGACGCGTCGGTGGGGTATGACTTGGGCAAGGTCGGTTTGAAGGGCGTAGATGTACGCTTGAATGCCAATAACCTGACCAATGAATCGTATGTAGCGTCCTGTGCCAGCCTGAACTTCTGCTACCTGGGAGAAGAACGTAACGTCAGCGCGACGCTGAGCTATCAATTCTGA
- a CDS encoding sigma-70 family RNA polymerase sigma factor, protein MPSSEYIPCESVVRTLYSTHHTWLSTWLRGRLGNAADAADLAQDTFVRLLQKTERFELRAPRAFLRTIARGLVIDHWRREEIERAYLESIAHLPEALAPSAEARALVLELLEDISRLLEGLKPKVRKAFLLAQCDGLTYKQIAQQMGVSLRSVERYVAEALYHCYVLRYET, encoded by the coding sequence ATGCCATCTTCTGAGTACATCCCGTGTGAAAGTGTCGTCCGCACGCTTTACAGCACCCATCACACCTGGCTGAGCACGTGGTTGCGCGGCCGCCTGGGCAATGCCGCCGATGCGGCAGACCTGGCCCAGGACACGTTTGTGCGTCTGCTGCAGAAGACCGAACGCTTTGAACTCCGCGCGCCTCGCGCCTTCCTGCGTACCATCGCGCGAGGGTTGGTGATTGATCACTGGCGTCGCGAAGAAATCGAACGAGCCTACCTCGAGTCCATCGCCCACCTGCCCGAAGCACTGGCGCCGAGCGCTGAAGCTCGTGCACTGGTGCTGGAATTACTCGAGGACATTTCCCGACTGCTGGAGGGCCTCAAGCCCAAGGTGCGTAAGGCATTTCTATTGGCCCAGTGCGATGGGCTGACGTACAAGCAGATCGCGCAACAAATGGGCGTGTCGCTGCGCTCGGTTGAGCGTTACGTGGCCGAGGCGCTCTACCACTGTTACGTGCTGCGGTACGAAACATGA
- a CDS encoding amino acid adenylation domain-containing protein, whose amino-acid sequence MRRLKIGWSGVSSALGAIRHELEQYGHLAGDEASDLLIDDGSQPLATHTNPLPRLSLRVGIGALTHCGLPALQLRAYEQGGQLVAVLDIADEPSGNGQRLRQQVTHALVEWVALHVSSFSRDPGYFSARAHANDWPEQGLQALEALAFQHRFNRTAQPGLMQEARVPVIERLQASLHTFAARPALNIAGRQISYRQLWVHALAIQQRLHPLLEASEPPPTVGVHLEKSAELYASILAVLGCGAVYLPLGSEHPPQRHQLMLENAGARVLLDAGQHPLRSRFISLDVSTVDPLDADITRPLMQQRPRSDAPCMTLYTSGTSGLPKGVLLSQGNLAHFTVWYRSCVSLDEQSRVLQFSPLSFDSSLIDIFPALIAGAELIIPSEEQRRDPRQLLDLLRQHHVTHAFLPPAVLSILPLDQPLGLTHLLTGGDVCEPHVIEQLAGQCQFHNLYGPTEATVLVTHRTLHPGDSNRNLGQPIANSQVLILDDTLQPVDEQVMGEVYIVGPGVSLGYVNAPSRANGPFVELAVPGGQNLLAYRSGDLAKWTAQGIMLGGRRDDQVKIRGFRVEPQEIEQCLRSSRLYRQVVVAIERNVSIRCFVAQPESAATLAALQEYARTRLPDYMQPGTWNELACIPHSSNGKVDREALLALPSPPAVRSTRNTAHTSLQVRLAHLWGELLALPVDELCIDGGFFELGGHSILLSSLLLRVREQFGRSFALSHFIEVPTIRTLATLLEDGERPDAPYARAIRDTQPEWVIDTLPKEHAGDPRRVIVTGANSFVGVHIVEALLAGGATEVACLVREEPGHTAMSRFTQAISEYRLQHLDLSRVRVFAADISLPRLGLASDVYDTLAEDFGVLVHNAARVNHVVEYATLASDNIAPILECLRLCESRRKKVFNFVSTLSAASSIDSSGHVLEAPAAATLPLYIKNGYNLSKWVAERQLGHAVEQGAWVNIHRPGNISFNRRNGVCQPQKNRLMLMLKGSLQLGLLPRLELNFDLMPVDFLARFIAFHCARFQADSHVFNLHNPQPLSWEHYLDAFSQAGHTFERVSVTQWQKALRTVNQDNALFGVLGFYLDQLDEDIGDTSMIRHDNARRGVQQMGEQYPEKDAALLSKGCSYLKTIGFL is encoded by the coding sequence ATGAGGCGCCTGAAGATCGGATGGAGCGGCGTCAGCAGCGCGCTCGGCGCCATCAGGCACGAATTGGAACAGTACGGGCACCTCGCGGGCGATGAGGCCAGCGACCTGCTGATTGACGATGGCAGCCAGCCGCTGGCGACCCATACGAACCCACTCCCCAGGCTCAGCCTGCGCGTAGGCATCGGCGCGCTGACCCACTGCGGGCTGCCCGCGTTACAACTGCGCGCCTATGAGCAAGGCGGGCAGTTGGTGGCTGTACTGGACATCGCCGATGAGCCAAGTGGCAACGGCCAGCGACTGCGCCAGCAGGTCACGCATGCGCTGGTCGAATGGGTGGCGCTGCACGTCAGTAGCTTTTCGCGCGACCCTGGGTATTTCTCTGCCCGTGCACATGCCAATGATTGGCCCGAGCAAGGCTTGCAAGCCCTTGAAGCGCTGGCATTCCAACACCGATTCAATCGCACCGCACAGCCCGGCTTGATGCAGGAAGCCAGGGTACCTGTGATTGAACGCCTGCAAGCCAGCCTTCACACGTTCGCCGCACGGCCGGCCTTGAACATCGCCGGCCGCCAGATAAGCTACCGTCAATTGTGGGTCCATGCCCTGGCAATCCAGCAACGCCTGCATCCTCTGCTGGAGGCCTCTGAACCGCCGCCGACGGTGGGTGTGCACCTGGAGAAGTCCGCCGAGTTATACGCCAGCATTCTTGCGGTCCTGGGTTGTGGGGCGGTGTACCTGCCACTCGGATCGGAACACCCTCCTCAACGCCATCAGCTCATGCTCGAAAATGCAGGCGCCCGGGTATTGCTGGACGCCGGTCAGCACCCCTTGCGAAGTCGTTTCATTTCGCTGGATGTGAGCACGGTCGATCCTCTCGATGCCGACATCACGCGCCCACTGATGCAGCAGCGCCCCCGCAGCGATGCTCCGTGCATGACGCTCTATACGTCGGGCACTTCCGGGCTGCCCAAGGGCGTGCTGCTGAGCCAGGGTAACCTGGCGCACTTCACGGTTTGGTACAGGTCGTGTGTAAGCCTGGATGAGCAGAGCCGCGTGCTGCAGTTTTCGCCATTGAGCTTCGACTCGTCGCTGATTGATATTTTCCCTGCCTTGATAGCCGGCGCCGAACTGATCATCCCCAGCGAAGAACAGCGGCGCGACCCTCGGCAATTGCTCGACCTGCTCCGCCAGCACCACGTCACCCACGCGTTTTTGCCCCCCGCTGTGCTCAGCATACTGCCGCTTGATCAACCACTGGGCCTGACACACCTGCTCACGGGCGGCGATGTCTGCGAGCCCCATGTCATCGAACAACTGGCGGGCCAGTGCCAGTTTCACAACCTCTATGGCCCCACTGAAGCCACAGTGCTGGTGACTCACCGGACGCTGCACCCCGGCGACAGCAATCGCAACCTCGGCCAACCGATTGCCAACAGCCAGGTGCTGATCCTCGATGACACCCTTCAACCCGTGGATGAACAGGTGATGGGCGAGGTCTACATCGTCGGGCCGGGGGTCAGCCTGGGGTATGTGAACGCGCCGTCCCGGGCCAACGGCCCGTTCGTCGAGCTGGCGGTGCCTGGCGGCCAGAACCTTCTGGCCTACCGCAGCGGCGACCTGGCCAAGTGGACGGCGCAGGGCATCATGCTGGGCGGGCGGCGCGATGATCAGGTGAAAATTCGCGGCTTTCGCGTCGAGCCTCAGGAAATCGAGCAATGCTTGCGCAGCAGTCGGCTGTATCGCCAGGTCGTGGTGGCTATTGAGCGCAATGTCAGCATCCGCTGCTTTGTTGCCCAGCCAGAATCCGCCGCAACACTGGCAGCCCTGCAGGAGTATGCGCGGACGCGGTTGCCGGACTACATGCAGCCCGGCACCTGGAACGAACTGGCGTGCATCCCCCACTCCAGCAATGGCAAGGTCGACCGCGAGGCACTCCTGGCATTGCCGTCGCCACCTGCCGTGCGCTCAACCCGCAACACCGCACACACGTCGCTACAAGTACGCCTGGCCCACCTGTGGGGTGAGCTGTTGGCGTTGCCCGTGGATGAGTTGTGCATCGATGGAGGTTTCTTCGAACTAGGCGGCCATTCGATTTTGCTGTCGAGCCTGTTACTGCGTGTACGCGAGCAATTCGGCCGTAGTTTTGCGTTGAGCCACTTTATTGAAGTGCCGACGATTCGCACGCTCGCAACGTTGCTGGAGGATGGAGAACGGCCTGACGCACCCTACGCCCGGGCCATTCGGGATACTCAACCGGAGTGGGTAATTGACACACTGCCCAAAGAGCACGCGGGCGACCCACGCAGGGTGATCGTGACAGGCGCCAACAGTTTCGTCGGCGTGCATATCGTTGAAGCGTTACTGGCCGGTGGTGCAACCGAGGTGGCGTGCCTGGTGCGCGAGGAGCCCGGGCACACGGCAATGTCGCGGTTTACCCAGGCGATCAGTGAATACCGTCTGCAACACCTGGACCTTAGCCGGGTACGAGTATTCGCGGCCGATATCAGCCTACCGCGATTGGGCCTGGCCAGCGACGTGTACGACACGCTGGCCGAGGACTTCGGCGTGCTGGTGCACAACGCGGCGCGGGTCAACCACGTGGTGGAATACGCCACTCTGGCCAGCGATAACATCGCGCCCATACTCGAGTGCCTGCGCTTGTGTGAGAGCCGCCGCAAGAAAGTCTTCAATTTTGTCTCGACGCTGTCGGCCGCAAGCAGCATCGACTCGTCGGGCCATGTGCTTGAAGCGCCTGCCGCAGCCACCTTGCCGCTGTACATCAAGAATGGCTACAACCTGTCCAAGTGGGTGGCTGAACGGCAGTTAGGGCATGCTGTGGAGCAAGGTGCCTGGGTGAATATCCATCGCCCCGGAAACATCAGTTTCAACCGCCGCAACGGCGTCTGCCAGCCGCAGAAAAATCGCCTGATGCTGATGCTCAAGGGTTCGTTGCAGTTGGGCCTGCTGCCTCGTCTGGAGTTGAACTTCGACCTGATGCCGGTGGACTTCCTCGCGCGTTTCATTGCCTTCCACTGCGCCCGCTTTCAAGCCGATAGCCACGTGTTCAACCTGCACAACCCACAGCCCCTGAGTTGGGAGCACTACCTGGATGCGTTCAGCCAAGCTGGCCACACGTTCGAGCGGGTGAGTGTCACACAGTGGCAAAAGGCGTTGCGCACGGTAAATCAGGACAACGCCTTGTTTGGCGTACTCGGTTTTTACCTCGATCAACTCGACGAAGACATCGGCGATACCTCAATGATTCGCCATGACAACGCCCGACGAGGTGTTCAGCAGATGGGCGAGCAATACCCCGAAAAAGATGCGGCGCTGTTGAGCAAAGGCTGCAGCTACCTCAAGACCATTGGCTTTCTGTGA
- a CDS encoding methyl-accepting chemotaxis protein produces the protein MNLKFSHKILLAASGVVVLAFALFTLYNDYLQRSTIKQNLESSIQQSGELTASSVQNWLSGRILVLENLTQNVAHQGSGADLPGLVDQPAFTSNFQFTYVGQTNGVFTQRPDAKMPDGYDPRQRPWYKQAVAADKPMLTPPYMAAVGGQIVTIAMPVKKNGELLGVVGGDLSLQTLVKIINSVDFGGIGHAFLVSGDGQVIVSPDQDQVMKNLKDIYPGTSVRIEKVNQDVVLNGQDRILSFTPISGLPGADWYIGLSIDKDKAYAPLGKFRTSALIAMLIAVVAIAVLLSLLIQVLLRPLTTMGVAMQDIAQGEGDLTRRLAVTSKDEFGEVGSAFNQFVERIHASISEVSSATRQVHDLSQRVMASSNASIIGSDEQSARTNSVAAAINELGAATQEIARNAADASQHASGASEQADDGRKVVEQTILAMSELSQKISLSCTQIETLNASTDNIGHILDVIKGISQQTNLLALNAAIEAARAGEAGRGFAVVADEVRNLAHRTQESAEEIHKMITSLQVGSREAVTTMNASQASSEESVEVANQAGARLVSVTQRIVEIDGMNQSVAAATEEQTAVVETLNVDINQINLLNQQGVTNLNETLKDCDALSQQANRLKQLVDSFKI, from the coding sequence ATGAATCTCAAGTTCAGTCATAAAATTCTGTTGGCCGCGTCAGGCGTTGTGGTTCTGGCCTTCGCGTTATTCACCCTCTACAACGACTATCTGCAGCGCAGCACCATCAAGCAGAACCTGGAGTCGTCTATTCAGCAATCCGGTGAACTCACTGCCAGCAGTGTTCAGAACTGGCTCAGTGGTCGAATACTGGTGCTCGAAAACCTCACCCAGAACGTGGCCCACCAGGGCAGTGGTGCCGACCTCCCCGGGCTGGTCGACCAACCCGCGTTCACCTCAAACTTCCAGTTCACCTATGTTGGGCAAACCAACGGTGTGTTTACCCAGCGTCCAGACGCGAAAATGCCCGACGGCTACGACCCGCGCCAACGCCCTTGGTACAAGCAGGCTGTAGCCGCTGACAAGCCCATGCTCACACCGCCTTATATGGCAGCAGTGGGTGGGCAAATTGTAACCATCGCCATGCCGGTGAAGAAGAATGGCGAATTGCTGGGTGTGGTCGGTGGCGACCTGAGCCTGCAGACCTTGGTGAAGATCATCAATTCGGTGGATTTCGGCGGTATCGGCCATGCGTTCCTGGTCAGTGGCGATGGCCAGGTCATCGTCAGCCCGGATCAGGACCAGGTGATGAAGAACCTCAAGGACATCTACCCAGGCACCAGCGTCCGCATCGAGAAGGTTAACCAGGACGTCGTCCTCAATGGCCAGGACCGCATCCTTTCATTCACCCCGATCAGCGGCTTGCCAGGTGCGGATTGGTATATCGGTCTGTCGATCGACAAAGACAAAGCCTACGCACCGCTTGGCAAGTTCCGTACTTCGGCGTTGATTGCCATGCTGATCGCCGTGGTCGCAATTGCGGTGCTTTTGAGCTTGTTGATCCAGGTGCTGCTCCGTCCCCTGACCACCATGGGCGTCGCCATGCAGGATATCGCCCAGGGCGAGGGCGACTTGACCCGTCGCCTGGCCGTCACCAGCAAGGACGAGTTCGGCGAAGTCGGCAGTGCATTCAATCAGTTCGTTGAGCGTATTCACGCGTCAATTTCCGAGGTGTCTTCGGCGACGCGTCAGGTACATGACCTTTCCCAGCGCGTGATGGCCTCTTCCAACGCCTCGATTATCGGCTCCGACGAGCAAAGCGCGCGCACCAATAGCGTGGCAGCAGCGATCAACGAGCTGGGCGCCGCTACCCAGGAAATCGCGCGTAACGCCGCCGATGCGTCGCAACATGCCAGCGGTGCGAGTGAGCAGGCCGATGATGGGCGCAAGGTGGTGGAGCAAACCATCCTGGCGATGTCGGAACTGTCGCAAAAAATCAGTTTGTCCTGCACCCAGATCGAAACCCTGAATGCCAGCACCGATAACATCGGCCACATCCTGGATGTGATCAAAGGTATCTCCCAACAAACCAACTTGCTCGCGCTGAATGCCGCGATCGAGGCGGCGCGTGCCGGGGAGGCCGGGCGTGGTTTTGCGGTGGTTGCCGATGAGGTGCGTAACCTGGCTCATCGCACCCAGGAGTCAGCCGAAGAAATCCACAAAATGATCACTTCGCTGCAAGTGGGCTCGCGTGAAGCGGTGACCACCATGAATGCCAGCCAGGCCTCCAGCGAGGAAAGCGTCGAGGTCGCCAACCAGGCAGGTGCGCGCCTGGTCAGCGTGACACAGCGGATCGTCGAGATCGACGGCATGAACCAGTCGGTCGCCGCGGCCACCGAGGAGCAGACCGCCGTGGTAGAAACCCTCAACGTGGATATCAACCAGATCAACCTGCTGAACCAGCAGGGCGTGACCAACCTCAACGAAACCCTGAAAGACTGTGATGCACTGTCGCAGCAGGCCAATCGGTTGAAGCAACTGGTCGACAGCTTCAAGATCTGA
- a CDS encoding FecR domain-containing protein, with the protein MTPVNNAARSGPDHQIVKQAIGWALRVRNNRANVRLQAQCTQWREAHHDHELAWQRVQALQQELSSQLSAIPGAHVALENSTQGLGRRQALKLLSGVLLVGSAAWVSRDLTGWQRWTSDLATTTGERRSIQLPDGTRLQLNTDSAVDLDFTPQQRLISLLRGEILVTCGASSSAPLLVKTRHGLLEGIDGRFAVRQDSACTQLSVVSGNVAIHSPRQASGLSTQVHAGETYLVRQTRAVLAPPVEMDIGAWADGLIVTRDMRLGDFLAEVGRYRHGYLGCSADIADLRLSGVFRLEDTDKLLAILAQTLPVQVRYRTRWWVSLERAA; encoded by the coding sequence ATGACGCCGGTGAATAATGCCGCGCGCTCCGGCCCGGATCACCAGATAGTCAAACAGGCCATCGGCTGGGCACTGCGCGTGCGTAACAACCGCGCCAATGTGCGTCTCCAGGCGCAATGTACGCAGTGGCGCGAAGCCCACCACGACCACGAACTGGCCTGGCAACGGGTGCAGGCACTACAGCAGGAACTGAGCAGCCAACTGTCGGCGATTCCCGGAGCCCATGTGGCATTGGAGAACAGTACGCAGGGGCTGGGACGGCGGCAGGCGCTTAAGTTGTTGTCCGGCGTGTTGCTGGTTGGCTCGGCGGCCTGGGTCAGCCGTGACTTGACCGGCTGGCAGCGCTGGACTTCCGATCTCGCGACCACCACCGGCGAACGCCGCAGTATCCAATTGCCGGATGGCACGCGCCTGCAGCTCAATACCGACAGTGCGGTGGACCTCGACTTCACCCCTCAGCAGCGCCTGATCAGCCTGTTACGCGGGGAGATCCTGGTGACCTGTGGCGCATCCTCGTCGGCGCCATTGCTGGTCAAAACACGCCATGGCTTGCTTGAGGGCATCGACGGGCGTTTCGCTGTGCGCCAGGACAGTGCCTGCACGCAGTTGAGCGTGGTGAGCGGCAATGTGGCGATTCATTCACCACGCCAGGCGAGTGGCTTGTCGACCCAGGTTCACGCCGGCGAAACCTACCTCGTGCGCCAAACCCGGGCGGTCCTTGCACCGCCTGTGGAGATGGACATCGGCGCCTGGGCGGATGGGCTGATCGTGACGCGCGATATGCGCCTGGGCGATTTCCTCGCGGAAGTCGGGCGTTATCGCCATGGCTATCTGGGCTGCTCCGCCGATATCGCTGATCTGCGACTATCAGGGGTGTTCCGCCTGGAGGACACCGATAAGTTGCTGGCGATCCTGGCGCAAACGCTGCCGGTTCAAGTGCGCTACCGCACGCGTTGGTGGGTAAGCCTGGAGCGGGCGGCCTGA
- a CDS encoding diiron oxygenase translates to MNIAEYLPIADDWERRATIRTRPRRVLENDDKLIYPQCRQPMVLSATFTEHCPQWRDFVLLQSFYKFINDVVIFETDIVDRTARRIAKNRFSVHFPLTCRVDAMTVVVDEDYHALVALDFLQQTVAMTGVQPLSLPEQIELSRAVPAAQAQVPDRLHDAVELIAVAIAENTVTHDVAAFSKDSSVKASVRGLMADHLSDEGRHAQFWTRLVRLYWQAASPDDRDSIAHVLPTFLAHYLTNDLQKNFDLQLVEHLDVPPDVRRALRDEIVALAFPITRQHPLLGNIMGFLQHSGLLQTPSVAQALTDYLPAPGRPA, encoded by the coding sequence ATGAACATCGCCGAATACCTGCCCATTGCCGACGACTGGGAGCGCCGCGCAACCATCCGCACCCGCCCGCGCCGCGTGCTGGAAAACGATGACAAGCTGATCTACCCGCAGTGCCGCCAACCCATGGTGCTCAGTGCAACCTTTACTGAACATTGCCCCCAGTGGCGTGATTTCGTGCTGCTGCAAAGCTTCTACAAATTCATCAACGATGTGGTGATATTTGAAACCGACATCGTCGACAGGACTGCGCGCAGGATTGCCAAGAACCGCTTCTCGGTGCACTTCCCGCTGACCTGCCGCGTGGATGCGATGACCGTCGTGGTGGACGAGGATTACCACGCGCTGGTCGCGCTCGACTTCCTGCAACAAACCGTGGCAATGACCGGCGTGCAACCGCTGAGCCTGCCTGAACAGATCGAATTGAGCCGCGCGGTGCCGGCGGCCCAAGCCCAGGTCCCCGACCGTCTGCATGATGCCGTCGAACTGATTGCCGTAGCCATCGCCGAAAATACCGTGACCCACGATGTGGCGGCGTTCTCCAAGGACAGCAGTGTCAAAGCCTCCGTCCGGGGCTTGATGGCCGACCACCTGTCTGACGAAGGCCGCCACGCGCAATTCTGGACGCGGCTGGTGCGCCTCTATTGGCAAGCCGCCAGCCCGGATGACCGCGACAGCATCGCGCACGTGCTGCCGACGTTCCTGGCGCACTACCTGACCAACGACCTGCAGAAAAACTTCGACCTGCAGTTGGTCGAGCACCTCGACGTCCCCCCCGACGTACGCCGCGCATTGCGCGATGAAATCGTGGCGCTGGCGTTCCCCATCACCCGTCAACATCCGTTGCTGGGCAACATCATGGGCTTCCTGCAACACAGCGGCCTGCTGCAGACGCCAAGCGTGGCGCAGGCATTGACCGACTACTTGCCGGCGCCGGGGAGGCCGGCATGA